From a single Aspergillus puulaauensis MK2 DNA, chromosome 2, nearly complete sequence genomic region:
- a CDS encoding uncharacterized protein (COG:G;~EggNog:ENOG410QDI3;~InterPro:IPR011701,IPR036259;~PFAM:PF07690;~TransMembrane:12 (i39-57o90-107i114-133o139-164i176-195o207-230i281-303o323-343i350-369o375-397i409-429o449-470i);~go_function: GO:0022857 - transmembrane transporter activity [Evidence IEA];~go_process: GO:0055085 - transmembrane transport [Evidence IEA]) produces MADKDAKQPSTASSAQPVDEPRRFFRWHEPGTSKADKWLIFKLDWFLLSYSCLTFFIKQLDGNNVTNAYSSGMSEDLNFGPGNELSWMNTYFNAGVIIGGPFSNLILTVVRPRIWLTFCLFTWSFFVLFLFKCNHASEFYALRFCIGLFESAAWPGIQYVLGCWYTKSEIARRSGLFVMSGVLGQMFSGYLQAGLYKGMDGRGGMPAWRWLFIFDFILAVPVAIYGIIFYPDTPETTTAFYLNDWERKRALERMQLDGRASNPSLKFDWGFLRRVLASWQLYVFSIAYSLWTLTCGSYVMQYFTLWLKSTGKYSIPQINNIPTSLGAVNFVFMLGTGYVVDIVGPRRRGAVCFAVGCLWTFCFAILTHWDVPEKLKMTAFIITGCYGCFTPLLAGWVNSVCGGDQQLRAFVLGFMVSLGQAVVIPFQQLQFPSSQAPEFRETHGWPSGLAFVVALTLFTGVGIDGVRWVVEGRKR; encoded by the coding sequence ATGGCCGACAAAGATGCTAAGCAGCCGTCGACAGCCTCCAGCGCCCAACCTGTAGATGAACCTCGCCGCTTCTTCCGCTGGCACGAGCCTGGCACCAGCAAAGCAGACAAGTGGCTGATCTTCAAGCTGGACTGGTTCCTGCTTAGCTACAGCTGCCTCACGTTCTTCATCAAACAGCTCGACGGGAACAACGTCACAAATGCATACTCGTCGGGCATGTCGGAGGACCTCAACTTCGGGCCTGGCAACGAACTCAGCTGGATGAACACGTACTTCAACGCCggcgtcatcatcggcgggCCCTTTTCCAATCTCATTCTCACCGTCGTCAGACCCCGTATCTGGCTGACCTTCTGCCTCTTCACCTGGTCCTTCTTcgtgctcttcctcttcaaatGCAACCACGCCTCCGAGTTCTACGCCCTCCGCTTCTGCATCGGACTCTTCGAATCAGCCGCCTGGCCTGGAATCCAGTACGTGCTCGGCTGCTGGTACACCAAATCCGAGATCGCGCGCCGCAGCGGCCTCTTCGTCATGTCCGGCGTGCTCGGCCAGATGTTCTCCGGCTACCTGCAAGCAGGCCTATACAAAGGCATGGACGGGCGCGGCGGCATGCCCGCGTGGCGCTGGCTGTTCATCttcgacttcatcctcgccgtgCCCGTCGCCATCTACGGCATAATCTTCTACCCAGACACCCCCGAAACAACCACAGCATTCTACCTAAACGACTGGGAACGCAAACGCGCCCTCGAGCGCATGCAGCTCGACGGGCGCGCCTCCAACCCTTCCCTCAAATTCGACTGGggcttcctccgccgcgtTCTGGCGTCGTGGCAGCTCTACGTCTTCTCAATCGCTTATAGTCTGTGGACGCTCACCTGCGGGTCCTACGTCATGCAGTACTTCACGCTGTGGCTGAAGTCGACAGGGAAATACTCCATCCCGCAGATAAACAACATCCCGACGTCTCTCGGCGCTGTCAATTTCGTCTTCATGCTAGGGACTGGGTACGTCGTTGACATTGTTGGCCCGCGGCGCCGCGGCGCCGTCTGTTTCGCCGTCGGCTGTCTGTGGACATTCTGCTTCGCAATCCTCACGCACTGGGACGTGCCCGAGAAACTGAAGATGACTGCGTTTATTATAACGGGCTGTTATGGGTGCTTTACGCCGCTGCTAGCCGGGTGGGTGAATTCAGTCTGTGGAGGCGACCAGCAGCTGCGCGCGTTTGTGCTGGGGTTTATGGTTTCGCTGGGCCAGGCGGTTGTGATCCCgtttcagcagctgcagtttCCGAGTAGTCAGGCGCCGGAGTTTAGGGAGACGCATGGATGGCCGAGTGGGTTGGCGTTTGTGGTTGCGTTGACGCTGTTTACGGGTGTTGGGATTGATGGCGTGAGATGGGTGGTTGaggggagaaagaggtag
- a CDS encoding uncharacterized protein (COG:S;~EggNog:ENOG410Q20J), whose amino-acid sequence MPRREYSSIREAAAEFARLLDKAGAPNIHFGMNTVGTIGNDCETIDIDIVVEGDKVKTAIRAITDAEYTKCTDQGCPELGEDRHPHLDWLPENTLEERKAKFEAIVNDLLLNRFHPVAEAHFHIPRHYIVSLYRKSHLLWWLREIPAGAPARDDPDIVHSTHSARLAQRKLGQWPGPIDKHSPQYRLGQSYGPWSKRYPVKILSPRAHIEAVILLLCRDFHVERRLDFRWFSMLCNLGERKIGTQSAARYKLKDEFQPFWDQLRGHVQVADDANIFAPLFELRDQLIAEGRLPDLPRGNPETQTLYRFELTEDYCSHTGKRRARADKRRGWLYYKFGVPVAPRFREPIPRPCFEVSLPLFFS is encoded by the exons ATGCCGAGACGGGAATACAGCAGTATACgcgaagcagcagcggaaTTCGCTCGACTTCTTGACAAAGCAGGAGCTCCCAACATACACTTTGGCATGAACACCGTTGGAACCATTGGGAATGATTGCGAGACTATT GACATCGACATCGTGGTAGAGGGCGATAAGGTCAAGACCGCTATACGGGCAATCACAGACGCTGAATACACCAAGTGCACCGACCAGGGCTGTCCTGAGCTCGGGGAGGACCGCCATCCGCACCTCGATTGGCTCCCAGAAAACACTTTGGAAGAGCGGAAGGCAAAGTTTGAGGCGATAGTAAATGACCTATTGCTAAACAGGTTCCACCCCGTCGCCGAGGCACATTTTCATATTCCGCGGCATTATATCGTGTCGCTATATCGCAAATCCCATTTGCTTTGGTGGCTTCGCGAGATTCCTGCTGGAGCACCGGCTCGGGATGATCCTGATATTGTCCATTCGACCCATTCAGCACGTCTTGCGCAACGAAAGCTTGGACAGTGGCCCGGCCCTATTGATAAGCACTCTCCACAATATCGTCTCGGCCAAAGCTACGGGCCGTGGTCTAAACGATACCCTGTGAAAATACTAAGCCCAAGAGCACATATTGAGGCTGTGATCTTGTTGCTCTGCCGGGACTTCCACGTGGAGAGAAGACTTGATTTCAGATGGTTTTCCATGCTCTGCAATCTgggagagagaaagatcGGTACGCAGAGTGCTGCTCGTTATAAGTTGAAGGACGAGTTCCAGCCTTTCTGGGACCAGTTGCGCGGCCACGTCCAGGTAGCGGACGACGCGAATATTTTTGCTCCATTGTTCGAACTTCGCGACCAGCTGATTGCAGAAGGCCGGCTCCCTGACCTGCCGCGAGGTAATCCCGAGACTCAGACCCTCTATCGTTTCGAATTGACCGAGGATTACTGCTCACACACAGGCAAGAGGCGGGCCCGCGCTGACAAGCGTCGTGGATGGCTTTACTACAAGTTTGGTGTACCTGTCGCACCCAGGTTCCGAGAGCCTATTCCGAGGCCGTGTTTTGAGGTTAGTTTGCCATTATTCTTTTCGTAG
- a CDS encoding alpha/beta fold hydrolase (COG:S;~EggNog:ENOG410QDK7;~InterPro:IPR002410,IPR000073,IPR029058;~MEROPS:MER0003537;~PFAM:PF08386,PF12146,PF00561,PF12697;~go_function: GO:0008233 - peptidase activity [Evidence IEA];~go_process: GO:0006508 - proteolysis [Evidence IEA]) — MSNYITINNANLAYDISGPEHGPLIITLHGGRGFGDHASDFSAYSALAAHTYRVLSFTYRGHGLSSATKPYTFQQIVADIEGLRVHFTRGNAKVVIIGGSFGGFLALQYAVAYPDNVSHLVLRGTAASWHHEAEAIKTLETRLHRSPGMSVSMLKDKIFGSFESDEEFRLVMHAAAPLYAEPENFDADRALAKNLETVFNAEAHNDLYSASEKFFDYRDGLKNITAKTLVIVGEHDWICPAEQSRIIAGGIQGARLVVVPGANHSVHLEKNDVVLAAVRELLGNL; from the exons ATGTCAAACTACATCACAATCAACAACGCAAACCTCGCCTACGACATCTCCGGCCCCGAGCATGGCCCATTAATAATAACCCTCCACGGCGGCCGCGGCTTCGGCGACCACGCGTCCGACTTCAGCGCATACTCAGCCCTAGCCGCGCACACCTACCGCGTCCTCTCATTCACGTACCGCGGCCACGGACTCAGCTCAGCGACGAAGCCGTATACATTCCAGCAAATCGTCGCCGACATCGAGGGTCTGCGAGTGCATTTTACGCGCGGAAATGCGaaagtcgtcatcatcggcggtaGTTTCGGCGGGTTCCTGGCGCTGCAGTACGCGGTGGCTTATCCGGATAATGTATCGCATTTGGTGCTGAGGGGGACGGCGGCGAGTTGGCATC ACGAAGCGGAGGCCATCAAAACACTGGAAACTCGCCTCCACCGGTCCCCGGGGATGAGCGTCTCCATGCTCAAGGACAAGATCTTTGGATCGTTCGAGAGCGATGAGGAGTTCCGCCTCGTTATGCACGCTGCGGCGCCTTTGTACGCCGAACCGGAGAATTTCGATGCGGATCGCGCGTTGGCGAAGAACCTGGAAACGGTGTTTAATGCCGAAGCACATA ATGATCTCTACTCTGCCTCGGAGAAGTTCTTTGACTACAGAGATGGACTGAAGAATATCACGGCCAAGACGCTGGTGATTGTCGGGGAGCATGACTGGATTTGTCCGGCGGAGCAGTCGAGGATCATTGCAGGAGGGATACAGGgggcaaggctggtggttgtcCCCGGTGCGAACCATAGTGTGCATCTGGAGAAGAACGACGTTGTGCTGGCGGCTGTGAGGGAGCTATTGGGGAATTTATAG
- a CDS encoding GNAT family N-acetyltransferase (COG:S;~EggNog:ENOG410PXZZ;~InterPro:IPR000182,IPR016181;~PFAM:PF00583;~go_function: GO:0008080 - N-acetyltransferase activity [Evidence IEA]) has translation MPTWRPLTPNDIASLMQVANEIHPGLPERPEVFINRIALFPAGCLALEDEAEDEDGARLCGYAISHPIRPRCPPALDSVLDEIPADADHYYIHDVAILPRLRGRGLAAECVARLLASDAAQRYPMAALVSVYGTEAFWARFGFRAVVMGEDLAGKLREYGEDAVYLERVQG, from the coding sequence ATGCCAACCTGGCGCCCCCTGACCCCAAACGACATCGCCAGCCTCATGCAGGTCGCAAATGAAATCCATCCAGGCCTCCCAGAACGCCCCGAAGTATTCATCAACCGCATCGCCCTCTTCCCAGCCGGCTGTCTCgccctggaagacgaagccgaagacgaagacggcgccCGCCTCTGTGGTTACGCAATTTCCCACCCGATCCGCCCCCGCTGCCCGCCGGCTCTGGATTCTGTCTTGGATGAGATCCCCGCGGACGCAGATCACTACTACATCCACGATGTGGCTATCCTGCCCAGACTCCGAGGGCGCGGTCTAGCTGCGGAGTGCGTTGCACGGCTGCTTGCGAGTGACGCCGCGCAGAGGTATCCGATGGCTGCACTGGTTTCGGTTTATGGCACAGAGGCGTTTTGGGCGCGCTTTGGGTTTAGGGCCGTGGTGATGGGTGAGGATTTGGCTGGGAAGCTGCGCGAATATGGTGAGGATGCGGTTTACTTGGAGCGTGTACAAGGCTGA